A stretch of DNA from Ranitomeya variabilis isolate aRanVar5 chromosome 1, aRanVar5.hap1, whole genome shotgun sequence:
gttaatgccaccttgctattgtaaggtgacattaagccagattaataatggagaggcgtcaattatgacacctatccattattaatccaattgttggaaagggttaaaaaacacacacacacatgatttaaaagtagtttaatgaaataaacacagcggttgttgtaataatttattgttctctcaatccatcaggaacaccctcgcttggcaaaataataaacgcacaagatacataccttctggtgaaccgtctcgtcccacgaagtaatccatctgaaggggttaactaatattacaggcaggagccctgctaatgcagctgtgctccgtgcctgtaatccccggcgaatgaatgaaatgtaggtcaatgacctacatttccttcagtcgcggtgatgcgccccctggtggatgtcctcatatgacctggagcgtgggaaaaagttcccaggctgcagttcatgagaacatccaccagagggcgcctcaccgcgactcaatgtaagtacagatcctgctttcctttcagcacccggggattacaggtacgagcgagtggtttatcgcagctcgtgcctgtaatattagttaaccccttcagatggattacctcgtgggacgagacggttcaccagaaggtatgtatcttgtgcgtttattatttttccaagcgagggtgttcctgatggattgagagaacaataaattattacaacaaccgctgtgtttatttcattaaactacttttaaatcatgtgtgtgtgtgttttttaaccctttccaacaattggattaataatggataggtgtcataattgacgcctctccattattaatctggcttaatgtcaccttccaatagcaaggtggcattaacccttcattaccccatatcccaccgctacagggagtgggaatagAGAgttcaagtgccagaataggcgcatcttccagatgtgccttttctggggtggctgggggcagatgtttttagccacgggggggccaataaccatggaccctctcctggctattaatatctgccctcagtcactggctttaccattctggcggagaaaattgcgcgggagcccacgccaattttttccgccatttaaccctttattttagcagctacagcgctgaaattttgcacatacacactactaacattagtagtgtggaatatgcaaaaaaaaaggggatatgagatggtttactgtatgtagaccatgtctcatatcctgtcgggtttgtgcaggagaaatgaaaagccggcaattgaattaccgacttttcactaacaccgctgcgtatttctcgcaagtcacactgctggtccgtgtggaatccgtatttttctcgcccccatagactttcattagcgatttttttgcgcaatacgctgacaaacgcagcatgctgcgattttgtatggctgtagaaagccgtatattacggatccgtaatatacggctgataggagcagccccattgagaagcattgtgccgtttattttgcgagttttacggacgtaatttctgcgctcttacgtccgtaaaactcgctagtgtgaggccggccatagGGTCACTGGGGATAGTCTGGAGAGTCGCACCCATCAGGTCCCTGGGTGGAGTGGTGCACATATCAGGTCACAGGGCTGAGTGGCGAATTCATCGAGATTGAGTGGAGCATCGCACCCATCATGTGGCGGGGATGGCGGAGAAGTGCAAATCcagactttttaaatgttttttttttctgacaaataaagttaattttaatcaataaatcttggaataacaataatttccacaattgaaagtttaaataaaatgtccctgtgctgagataatcttataaatgtcccctgctgtacttgtgtaatgtctgtgtctgaccttacaggaacatggtctgatcataccacagctcctgggcgggggggaagcaaaagaggatacagatattacagcagggatcacagctgattctttttgtgagataaaacatttctctgccggttttttttttttaaatgttttacctccaagaaagaatcagctgtgatcccggctgtaatgtctgtatcctctatTATTTTCTCCcctcccaggagctgtggtatgatcagaccatgttcctgtacggtcagacgcgACCATTACACAGTACTCTGCAGGAACACATGTATAAGATTACCTCGGCATAGGAACATTTTGTTTAAAAACCCAATTGTGGAaattacagtagtgttcaaaataatagcagtgtgttcaaaaacatgagtttaACACAAAACCTTTATATgagtttttatttccagcattgggaacgttgcacactgttttctaattcataccatgaagagaaatgtatataatttataactACAGAAAGTAACAAATAACGAACACTGGGCTGTTCTAATAAATAGCAGtgcctgcatttgtctttacaaactcacaatatgtattttTGGTGGATTtctcattcctgtgaatcactaacctaatatttagttgttaccCACAGTATTTTAGAAcgacttcacatctatgttgcgtaAAGTCACCAACTtctgtcacctgttattccagcccaggacccTTGGACGACATCCCACcatttttttggcatttgttggctttgcctcagaaatgacattttttttatgtcaccccacaagtgtcctatcggattaaggtccggggattgggcCGGCCACTGCATAACccaaattttgttggactggaacccaGATTTTGCTCATTTGCtgctgtgtttagggtcattgtcttgttgaaacccATTTTGAGGGCATATCCACCTCAGCATAAGGCAACACGACCTCTTCCAGTATTGTAATATATGCAAACTGATCCCTGGTGTGCGGTAAATAGACTGGCACCATAGTGAGAGAAACATGTCCATATGATGATGCTggcacctccatgcttcactgtctgcagtgtacagtggctgaatgcagagtctgggGGTCGTCCGACGAGCTGTCTGCGgaccttggacccaaaaagaacaattttactttcatcagtccataaaatgtttctccatttctcttcaggccagttgatgtgttctttggcagatTGTATCCGCTTCAGTACATGTAGTTtttataacagtgaggacttcttaCTAAGATTAgcgtcacacaggcgtcttctaactgTCCCAGTCCTCACAGGTTACATGAGacggtctgtgatcatcctggagccgatcattggctgagccttagccattctggctattcttccatccattagaatggttgtcttccattttcttccacgtctctctggtttggctttccattgtaAAGCATTGGAGATGACTTTAGCTGAacagccgatcattgtctgcacttctttacaaGTTTTACCctttccaatcaactttttaaccaaagtacgctgttcttctgtaCAATGTCTGgaatgacccatatttctcaggctttcaggagaaatgcatgtacaacatgtcctggcttcaccctatgataagggccacctgattcacacctggttcctcacagaatgattgaccgcaCTAATTCATCTCCCCACTGCTATTATTGTGAACACTTTCCCCTTTCAATTCATtattctaagggctcatactcacatgcgagaaactctgaGTCTCACACTTCAATACTTGGCACTGcatccggcactcagatcggagcgtgcagccgcatagcaatacatgcagctgcacgctccgatttgagtgctgggtgcagtgccGAGTATTAAAGTGCGAGACTcaagagtttctcgcatgtgagtatgagcggtgtatccgctgcgtccaaagcgatgCCAATACGTCcagtggacacatagccttagaatCTACTGCATCAACTGGTAAATTGTGTGACGTGGGGATATAATTTATGCCAAAAACAGTGATTGAAATGGTTATCATATTGGACAGCTATTATTTCAAACACTACTGTATTATTCCAAGAGCTAGTgaataaaatgttgattaaaattaatttTGTTCCTGGGAAGTCCACTCGCTGGCCGGTGAGCTGTATAGGGTGCTGCCCCATGATCATGCGTCAGTGCTCCGTACACGACACGAGTCTCTCAGAATTTAGATACCAATCATCCTGAATGAGAAATGTTCCAgtctgaggctgcactactgatgTCTGATTGGCACAGTGTTGTCATGGATATCAGTCCTCCTGACATGGATGCTGGTGTCTCTGTGGTGCAGCCTCTGCTCATGTAGGGAGGAGATTACTATCCATTTCACATGAAGGCTCGCCCTAGTCGTCGGGGGTCACATATTCTCACAGCAGTGGTGTAGTAAATGATAGTCTcagatgtgtgtgtggggggggtgcaGTGATATTGGGGTTCGGCCTCTGGTATAACCCTCCCCCCCATCTGCTCCTCGTTCAGGTGATGACAGTAATTGACGCTGCCGTGCAGAGCCTCGACGCTCTCCCCTCTCTGGAGGAATATTTGATCAGCCTGGGGATGAAGCACCATGCCACCGGCATCCGACTAGAGTCCTTCAATGTAAGTATTGACGCCGGGGGCTCGGTGACAGCCACGACCTCTGACCTCATTTCTTCCTTGCAGACGGTGGGGGAGTCACTACTCTTCGCTCTTGAGTCCGGGCTGGGGGACGTATTCACATCTGACACTCGCGATGCCTGGAGCGGACTGTACGCCATTGTGGTGAGCACCATGAGTCGTGGCTGGGGGAAGGACCCAGAGGAGCCATGACCGCTACTGAACATGTGCAGCGGAATGAGGTGTCCGTCCTGTCTTGTGCTTCACCTGTCCTAGAAGTTAATGTAATAAACTGGAAAAGACCAGACCATGTGGCCCTCATCCATCCAGGGGCCACTCAGCCATCCTCCTCACAGGATGTAAGTGAGAGGACCCCGTTTACCCAACACAACCTGCTGCACAGCACATGTCAGTAGCAAAACCTGCTCCACCAGCACACGGCACATGCATCCACGACACAACCTGCACAACACACCACATGGCCTTGACACAACCTTCTCCACCTGGACACAGCACCACAGGTCCTCGACATAACCTGCTCCACCTGCACACAGCACCACACGTCCACTACAGAACCTGATCCACCTGCAAAAAACACGTGGCCGCAATACAACCTGCTCCACCTGCACAACACTTCACACATCCGCGACACAACCTGCTCCACCTGCACACGGCACCACACGTCCGTGACACAACCTGCTCCACCTGCACACGGCACCACACGTCTGCAACACAACCTGCTCCACCTGCAAAACACACATGGTCGCAATACAACACTCCACACGTTCGTGACACAACCTGCTCCACCTGCACACGGCACCACACATCCTCGAGAACCTGCTCCACCTGCACACGGCACCACATGTATGCGACACAACCTGCTCCACCTGCACACGGCACCACATGTATGCGACACAACCTGCTCCACCTGCACACGGCACATGTATGCGACACAACCTGCTCCACCTGCACACGGCACCACATGTATGCGACACAACCTGCTCCACCTGCACATGGCACATGTATGCGACACAACCTGCTCCACCTGCACACGGCACCACATGTATGCGACACAACCTGCACACAATAGGACTTGGGTTCTTTATTTGGCATGACTCCGCTTGTTCAGGCAACGAGGCGCAGGTCCCATGCACGCGCAAAATCTAGCGAGGGAGCGGCGCTGCAAAGAGGTGGTGGGAGGGGCTTGGAAGTTGAGCCACCCCCCTCTGTGTGACGTGATCTTCTGCTGGCTCTTCGTACACTGGCGGGGCCCGGTATCACAGAGGGGCCTAATACCCATAACGCAGCCTGCATGTCACAACTCCATCATCCAAGGCACTCAGCGACTTGTTAACCTCTGACCTTTAAAAAAGCCTTATAGAGGCTCAAGGAGACCCCTCCTGGGTGCAGCATGTCCCCTGTTCATAGCTGTCCTGTGAGCGCTCTTCTATAGAGGTCTCTGAAGGGCTGTCGGCCCGGGTCTCCAGGGCACCATATGAAGGGTGAGCCGGGGAGGCCAGAGGTGACAGGTCCTCCTCCTGTAATACAGTCGCTACGAAAACCTGGGGGGTAGAAAGGAGAGAACCCGATAAGGCGATGTATGTAGCGCGAGGGTCCTGAGGACAAAAGCAAATTCTCACCGTGGACTGCAGTGTGGATGATATACTGCTGCTTTCAGGGTCCTGCAAGATCCCCTCACCCTGCTCCGACATCTGCGTGAGACAGTCAGCAGTACAGGAGCAAATGTTATCAATTGGGCGGAGTCTAAAAGTCAGGTTGTGTGACCTGCTGCAGAGTCCCTGGGTCTGAGTCTAATCGGAAAATTGTGTGTCATGTGGGCAGAGTTTAATTGAGAGGGGGTGTGTTTTGTGGGCGGAGTCTACTCTGGAAGTTGTATGTCCAGTGGGAGGAGTCTACACAGGAGATTATGTGTCCTGGGGGCAGAGTCTAATGTGCCACGGAATAATCCTCATGTTATCTGGGGTCGGGAGGCTTGTTCTTACCTGATAACTCGATGGTCTTTTTGGATGCAGTTTTCTCAGACAAAGGCCGAAAATAGAGAAAAGCAAACAACAGAGGAGTGAAGCAAAGGTGAAGAGCGTGACCGGATGGGTGGAGCCTGTGGAAAAACTGGAGCATGAGCACTCAGGAGCTGCATGCCTCTCAGGGCATATGAGCCGTGGTCCCACTTACCGAGCCGCAAGACGGAGAAGAACAGCAACCAGAAGATGCAGAGTATGGGGGCGGCGAGTAGCTGGCGGGCAGCGGCGGCGTGTAGGCGGGGGCTCAGCTTGGCGGGGATGTAGGCGTAGTAGATGTTGTAGCGGTCGGTCATGTGCTTCAGGAGCAGATACAACAGACCTGTGGGTGAAGAAGAGATGAGGGGGCTGCACCATACAGTAATGGAAATAGCCTCCCGCACACTCACCGAAAGGAGCGATGATGGGGCACGTGATGCTGTATGTCATCACTACCGAGAAGACGCATGTGCTCCAGGCGTACTCTAGGCCAAACTGGAACTCATAGGCCTGACTCTATAACGAGAAACATCAGGCTACTCACAGCACACTCGGACTACCGCCCACAGCCACAGGACAGAACAGTTACCCGCTTCACATGGAGCCGCTCCGGGATGGATTTGGCCAAACACAGGCGGGTTGCGTAAACAGTGAGGCCTGGAATACGCAGCAGCTCCATCGCCGTGCCAATCAGACTGGCGGTGATGACGTAGTTAACGAAGAATGCGCCATTATTAGGTAGAAATACACACCTGTGGAAGAGGTCATGTGATTGCCAAGTGCCATACAGACGATGTGGTGGAGGAGGGGGTCATGTGATCAGCGAGTGCTGTACCGACAGTATGGTGGAGGGGGTTTGTGTGATCAGTGAGCGCCGTACAGACGGTACGGTGGAGGGGGTTGTGTGATCAGTGAGTGCTGTACTGATGGCatagtggaggggggggggggtcgtgTGATCAGTGAGCGCCGTACAGACGTTACGGTGGAGGGGGGTCCTGTGATCAGTGAGCTCCGTACTGATGGTGCAGTGGAGGGGGGTCGTGTGATCAGTGAGTGCCGTACTGATAGCTCGGTGGAGGGAGGTCATGTGGTCAGTGAGTGTTGTACAGACTGTGTGGTGGAGGGGGTCGTGTGATTAGTGAGCGCCGATGAGACGGTGCTGTGGAGGGGGGTTGTGTGAACAGCGAGTGCTGTACTGACAGTACGGTGGAGAGGGTCGTGTGATCAGTGAGCGGCATGATGGAGGGGAGTCGTGTGGTCAGCGAGTACCGTACTGACGGtgcgttgtggggggggggggttgtgtgaTCAGACGGTATGATGGAGGGGTCCTGGGATCACAGTAGGGTGCATCAGGTGAGGTATTAGAGGCGAGTTCTTAACTCACTGGAACTTCACATTTGCCGAATCCAAAAAGTGAATGTCAAAGAGCCACCGGAAGAAGAGATCCAGGCTGCAGAGGAAAGAGGGTGTCAGCTCTGCAATCAAGTCTATACCAGTGCCCTGTGTGCGATGCCTGCAGTACCTCGTCAGCCCCAGAGAGGGCAGCACGATAACCATGAAGACCAGGAACAGGAAGCACTTGTGCATCGTTAGCTGGTTCTCGTTAGACCTGTAAAGCAAAACATTGTGGGAGTCATACAGGATGAGGAGGGCAAGTGTGTGAAGATTCACACTCCCATCATCAATAATAACCAAAGTAAACCGCCGAACACAAAAGGGGACTTGTATCCCCCCAATCAGGAGGGATATACATGACAGAGGgcacggacacacacacacacacacacacacacacacacacacacacgtcggaAAAGAGAATGGGCA
This window harbors:
- the NGB gene encoding neuroglobin codes for the protein MDVELLSETQKELIRDTWRIVNQNQIHYGTVLFTRLFELQPELVVLFHYHSVPFSSVQECLTSTEFTEHIRKVMTVIDAAVQSLDALPSLEEYLISLGMKHHATGIRLESFNTVGESLLFALESGLGDVFTSDTRDAWSGLYAIVVSTMSRGWGKDPEEP